The following proteins come from a genomic window of Populus alba chromosome 12, ASM523922v2, whole genome shotgun sequence:
- the LOC118044402 gene encoding putative disease resistance protein RGA1 has product MTEFSLNIAENVVEKLGSLEHEENSLACRDEDELKKLKHSMLVIKDVLIDAEEKRSNSPELRLWLKQLNHVFYDAEDVLDELEVENLRRQVIDRGNFYTRKVLRCFSSSNPLIFRSTIGRKLKRINEGLDAIAAGNVKRQLTERAEERRPLNRERGTHSFVHSADIIGRDEDKEKIIQLLLHPSDEEDISVLPIAGIGGMGKTTLAKMAYNDERVVKHFQFKMWVYVSRDFDKKRLMEKLIISATGGVGFGEDNGNMGVEELQTLLRESIRDKKYFLVLDDLWNDNLARWEELKDLLRVGARGSMIMVTTRSNQVASMIGTAPKYVHNLQGVRYDECLSLFVKYAFKEGQDKQYPNLLRIGEEIVKKCGEVPLAVRTLAGQLFLNTDERDWNLIRDSRLWKVEQKEDDILPALRVSYEQLPSCLKRCFAYCSLFPKNYEYNDYELIQFWMAHGLLQSSDGESELEDIGSIYLKELEYGCFLQDLRDLYGSLQFGMLDVMHDLALSVAQDECFVVTANSKRIEKSVQHISIPDPDSARRDFPMLSQDLDQVRTVFIHSDKDVLASSSILETCLSRFKYLRALNLSRSQFKELPKKIGKLKHLRYLDLSWNHRIKRLPNSICKLQNLQTLFLGGCDEIEELPRGMRYMESLRFLWLATRQTSLPRDEIGCLKSLRFLWIATCEKLERLFEDMKNLSALRSLYIVTCPSLKSLPRSIKYLTSLQDLHISGCEALNFHNQEACEFKLKKLVLCFLEAVQELPEWLIRGSADTLKNLKLEFCPELHELPACLKTFSALQELRILGCPRLAERCDRETGDDWEKIAHIPKVIVDNVDVIKQT; this is encoded by the exons ATGACAGAGTTTTCCCTCAACATAGCTGAAAATGTTGTGGAGAAGTTAGGCTCCTTGGAGCATGAGGAGAATTCATTGGCATGTCGCGATGAAGATGAGCTAAAGAAGCTTAAGCACAGCATGCTAGTCATTAAAGATGTGCTCATAGACGCCGAGGAGAAGCGGTCAAATTCACCGGAGCTAAGACTTTGGCTCAAGCAGCTAAACCATGTCTTCTATGATGCAGAGGATGTCCTTGATGAACTCGAGGTTGAAAATTTGAGGAGGCAAGTCATTGATCGAGGGAACTTCTACACAAGAAAG GTGCTTCGATGCTTTTCATCTTCTAACCCTCTTATATTCCGCTCAACTATTGGCCGGAAGTTAAAGCGGATAAACGAAGGGTTAGATGCAATTGCAGCTGGTAATGTTAAGCGTCAGCTCACTGAACGTGCTGAAGAGAGGCGCCCTCTTAACAGGGAGAGGGGAACTCACTCCTTTGTTCATTCTGCGGACATAATTGGAAGAGAcgaagacaaagaaaagatcattCAACTTTTATTGCACCCTAGTGATGAGGAAGACATTTCAGTGCTTCCCATAGCTGGCATTGGAGGTATGGGGAAGACAACACTTGCTAAAATGGCTTACAATGATGAAAGGGTGGTTAAGCATTTCCAGTTCAAAATGTGGGTTTACGTCTCCAGAGACTTTGACAAGAAAAGGTTGATGGAGAAGTTGATTATTTCTGCAACTGGTGGGGTAGGATTTGGTGAAGACAATGGCAACATGGGAGTGGAAGAATTGCAAACACTCTTGCGAGAATCTATAAGAGATAAGAAGTATTTTCTTGTGTTGGATGACTTGTGGAATGATAACCTTGCACGATGGGAAGAATTGAAAGATCTTTTGAGGGTAGGTGCAAGAGGAAGTATGATCATGGTGACTACACGCAGCAACCAGGTTGCTTCCATGATAGGCACTGCCCCCAAGTATGTTCATAACTTACAAGGTGTTCGTTACGATGAATGCTTGTCCTTGTTTGTTAAGTACGCATTCAAGGAAGGACAGGACAAACAATATCCGAATTTGCTAAGAATTGGAGAAGAGATTGTGAAGAAATGTGGAGAGGTTCCTTTGGCTGTGAGGACTCTAGCAGGACAACTCTTTCTGAATACTGATGAACGAGATTGGAATCTGATAAGAGATAGCAGGCTATGGAAAGTGGAGCAAAAGGAAGATGATATTTTGCCTGCTTTAAGGGTAAGTTATGAGCAGTTGCCTTCGTGCTTGAAAAGGTGCTTTGCTTATTGCTCGTTGTTTCCGAAGAATTACGAGTACAATGATTATGAGTTAATTCAGTTCTGGATGGCACATGGACTACTTCAATCCTCAGATGGAGAATCAGAATTGGAAGACATTGGCTCTATTTACTTGAAGGAGCTGGAGTATGGATGTTTTCTTCAAGATCTTAGAGATTTGTATGGATCTCTTCAGTTTGGAATGCTTGATGTCATGCATGATCTTGCATTATCAGTGGCACAAGATGAATGTTTTGTAGTGACTGCAAACAGCAAAAGAATCGAAAAAAGTGTCCAGCATATATCTATTCCAGATCCTGACTCAGCTCGCCGAGATTTTCCTATGTTGTCGCAGGATTTAGACCAGGTTCGAACTGTCTTCATTCATAGTGACAAGGATGTGCTTGCTAGCAGCTCAATCCTTGAAACATGTTTGTCGAGATTCAAGTACTTGCGAGCATTGAACTTGTCCAGGTCCCAGTTCAAAGAGCTGCCAAAGAAAATTGGTAAATTGAAGCATTTAAGATATCTAGACTTATCATGGAATCACAGAATCAAAAGGCTGCCAAATTCTATCTGCAAGCTACAAAACTTGCAAACTCTGTTCCTTGGCGGATGCGATGAAATTGAAGAGTTACCTAGAGGTATGAGGTACATGGAAAGCCTTAGATTTCTGTGGCTAGCCACTAGACAGACTTCTTTGCCAAGAGATGAAATAGGGTGCTTGAAATCTCTTCGGTTTTTGTGGATAGCCACCTGTGAAAAACTAGAACGCTTGTTTGAAGACATGAAAAACCTGTCAGCCCTTCGATCATTGTATATTGTTACCTGTCCAAGCTTGAAATCCTTGCCACGAAGTATAAAGTATCTAACTTCATTACAGGATCTACATATTAGCGGTTGTGAAGCTCTTAATTTCCACAATCAAGAAGCCTGTGagtttaaacttaaaaaactgGTATTGTGCTTTTTAGAAGCAGTGCAAGAATTGCCAGAGTGGCTTATTAGAGGATCTGCTGACACTTTGAAGAATTTGAAGCTTGAATTTTGTCCAGAACTCCATGAATTGCCTGCGTGCCTGAAGACATTCTCTGCCCTTCAAGAGCTCCGGATTTTAGGCTGTCCTCGATTGGCCGAAAGATGCGACCGAGAAACTGGTGATGATTGGGAGAAGATTGCTCATATCCCCAAAGTTATTGTCGACAATGTTGATGTTATAAAACAGACATAA
- the LOC118044400 gene encoding flavonol sulfotransferase-like: MGPACLASQTHQSQKNYSHFHFSLSLSPYKMSDASKTSESPNTKNKYEKIISNLRQDDGWKPVGKLYEYQGFWYGPSLVQNVISTQASFTPQPTDIVLCSSPKSGTAWLKALAFSIVSRNQVNDSTNPLLKKLPHEIVPFLEIELAQDSNNRNLETPFVATHIPYSSLPRSILDSSCKIIYICRDPKDVLISHWNFDQQVSGIGSESFPLEEALEQYCKGIYPFGPYWDHVLGFWKASLEFPEKVLFVKYEGLKTDGPFHVKRMAKFMGHPFSSEEEQQGAPEKIVSMCSFENLSRLEVNKNGNYYLPDLPAFENKSFFRKGKAGDWKNYLTDGKAVKFNQIMEEKFSGSGLF, from the coding sequence ATGGGCCCTGCATGTTTAGCTTCTCAAACACATCAATCGCAGAAGAATTATTCACATTttcacttctctctctctctatccccTTACAAGATGTCTGATGCTTCAAAAACCAGTGAATCTCCAAACACCAAGaacaaatatgaaaagataATCTCAAATCTTCGTCAAGATGATGGCTGGAAACCAGTTGGAAAACTTTACGAGTATCAAGGCTTTTGGTACGGTCCGTCGTTGGTACAGAATGTAATTTCAACTCAGGCGTCCTTCACTCCCCAGCCAACTGATATTGTCTTGTGCAGCTCTCCAAAGAGTGGCACAGCCTGGCTCAAGGCACTGGCCTTCTCCATCGTGTCACGAAATCAGGTCAATGATTCCACAAACCCTTTGCTCAAAAAACTGCCTCATGAGATCGTGCCCTTTTTGGAGATTGAGCTTGCCCAGGACTCAAACAACAGAAACCTAGAAACCCCATTTGTGGCAACACATATTCCTTACAGCTCCCTGCCAAGATCCATATTAGACTCGAGCTGTAAGATCATCTACATATGCAGGGATCCCAAGGATGTCCTAATCTCTCACTGGAATTTTGATCAGCAAGTGAGTGGCATCGGCTCTGAATCCTTCCCTCTGGAAGAGGCATTAGAGCAATATTGTAAAGGGATCTATCCGTTCGGACCATACTGGGACCATGTTCTAGGGTTCTGGAAAGCAAGCTTGGAATTCCCGGAGAAAGTCCTCTTCGTCAAGTATGAAGGTTTGAAGACTGACGGGCCGTTCCATGTAAAGAGAATGGCCAAGTTCATGGGCCACCCCTTTTCCAGTGAGGAAGAGCAGCAAGGAGCTCCAGAAAAAATTGTGAGCATGTGTAGTTTCGAGAATCTGAGCCGTTTGGAGGTGAACAAGAATGGAAACTACTACCTTCCTGACCTCCCTGCTTTCGAGAACAAATCCTTTTTCAGGAAAGGTAAAGCAGGTGACTGGAAAAACTATCTGACAGATGGCAAGGCAGTAAAATTCAACCAAATTATGGAAGAGAAGTTCAGTGGCTCCGGCTTGTTCTGA